In the Arachis hypogaea cultivar Tifrunner chromosome 20, arahy.Tifrunner.gnm2.J5K5, whole genome shotgun sequence genome, ATTCCTACATTCCCATGATTTCCACGTAAATCGTGGTGTCCTGAAAAAGGGGTCACATTTCTAATACTTTTAAAATATGTACTAGTACAACTATTCATACATGCAGATTTAAAGCATAAATCGTTGTCATATGCTagattttatatgtttttttcttaaaattagtAGGAATGCcatgatttatataaaaatttgaaggaTAAGTTTACAAAACCCTAAACTCTAGTTTTTTTTTGGGAGAGTGAGGGATCCAATTACGGTTGTATCCTTCATTTCTTAAGGCCCAAAATATCTAAGCTTCAAGTCCGAAAGTTCCAAAATCAGTTTTGGGCTTAGGCTGCATAACGATCCAGGAAATACTACACACCCAAAAAGAGTTCAGACCGTCCAAAAATGAAACATGGAATGGGCCCATGTTGTTATGGGCCTGATATGAATGAGATCTTGAATTTGTATTTCCTGCGTATACTCTGATTTTCCCGCCATAACAGCGCGGTGAGGTTACTCACTTCATCAGTTCACCTCCTTTTGTTGGCTTGGCACagtacctctctctctctctctccctctctctctctctctctctctctccagcaTATTTCACAGCTTAATCGAAtggctccttcttcttcttcttcttcgattgTTACTGATTCACTGGATCCATCAACACCTACCGAAACTCTTCACAACGATCTTCAGGTTCTCTTCGCCTTTCTCCAATttccacctctctctctctctgtccaGCATATTTCACAGCTTAATCGAAtggctccttcttcttctccgatTGTTACTGATTCACTGGATCCATCAACTCCTACGGAAACTCTTGACAACGATCCTCAGGTTCTCTTCGCCTCTCTCCATTATACTAGTTTTGAATGT is a window encoding:
- the LOC140173161 gene encoding uncharacterized protein gives rise to the protein MAPSSSSSSIVTDSLDPSTPTETLHNDLQVLFAFLQFPPLSLSVQHISQLNRMAPSSSPIVTDSLDPSTPTETLDNDPQPFFVLHKPSSRRKDSSSTGQGKLRKRNELSSPQNTEIGRKCERRM